Within the Petrotoga sp. 9PW.55.5.1 genome, the region GCAGAATATGGAATAAAGGCGTTAATACAACCCGGAGGTTCTATAAGAGACAAAGATTCAATAGAAGCTTGTGATAAATATGGAATAGCTATGGTATTTACAGGGATGAGGCACTTCAAGCATATGTAACTTATAATTATAATATTTAATCATCTTGAAAAACATCGCCTTTTATGTTATCATTATGTTATATTATAATTCAAATATATGAGGCGATGTTAATGTGAATATAAAATATAAATCATTGTTGCTATTTTTAATTACGTTTTTTTCTTTTTGGCATTTAAATTTAGATTTTTCTAACATCGTTTTTTTAGATACTTTAATGGTTATACTTCTAACAGCTATTTCTGATAACATAAGAGTTTATTTAAACAAAAAAAATAGATTAGTATCCAATACTGTTGGGTTTATTTATGCTTTTATTTTAGGTCCTGAATATCTTTTAATATCTTCTATAATTATATTATTCAGTAGAACCAAGCATCCTGAAATTGGTAGAAAGATATATAGGACATTAATCTTTTCTGCTAGTTATTCTTTAGCGGCAGTGTTTTCATATGGTTATAATCCACTATTGTCTATCTTCTTATTTTTAACCTTTTCAAAAATTATTAACAGTATCTTTGTAGAAGGGTTTAAAGAATTTGAATTAAAAATATTTCTTTATGAGTATTTTTACTTTTTAAGCCTTCTGCCGTTAACTTATTTATATACACTGACGATAGATTTTGGATTTAAATATACGATTATTTCTTTAAATGTATTGATCCTAATACTTTTTTATCTTATGATAAAACTTGAGACAGATAAAAGCGATGAGAAGTTAAGAAATATAAGAATTGGAAAGTTAAATAGAGTTATTGGAACTCTAAGTAATATTATAAGAGACCTTTCATTGAAAGTACCTGGTGAAAAGGTACTAGATCATATCGCAGAAATCTTTAATACAAGTTTGGGTTATGAATATGTTCTAATTAGTCTCTTTGATTACAGAAAAAATGAAGTAATTAGAGTTACTCAAAGAGGGATCGATCAAGAAAAGTATGAGATGATTAAAAATACATTTACTCCTATATCTGAAGTTATGAAATTCATCGAAGAAAAATATCAGTATGGAGATACATTCTTCATCCCAAATGCTGATAAAATAAATGAAGCTTACACTTTCCAGCCTAGAGATGTAGTGAACGTTGATTATTTGAGTGAAAATCAAAACTTATGGGATCCCAATGATTTACTTTTACTTATCTTAAGAGATGAAAGAGAAAATAT harbors:
- a CDS encoding sensor domain-containing diguanylate cyclase, whose amino-acid sequence is MLLFLITFFSFWHLNLDFSNIVFLDTLMVILLTAISDNIRVYLNKKNRLVSNTVGFIYAFILGPEYLLISSIIILFSRTKHPEIGRKIYRTLIFSASYSLAAVFSYGYNPLLSIFLFLTFSKIINSIFVEGFKEFELKIFLYEYFYFLSLLPLTYLYTLTIDFGFKYTIISLNVLILILFYLMIKLETDKSDEKLRNIRIGKLNRVIGTLSNIIRDLSLKVPGEKVLDHIAEIFNTSLGYEYVLISLFDYRKNEVIRVTQRGIDQEKYEMIKNTFTPISEVMKFIEEKYQYGDTFFIPNADKINEAYTFQPRDVVNVDYLSENQNLWDPNDLLLLILRDERENMVGYISLDSPESGLRPSKEELDILTVFARLVSLALEHSQKFLEIKDQSERDILTGLYNHSKLFSDLMSYEHNKDKIFLVFIDLDDFKNINDRYGHKYGDEILKRFSQILLQSLRGNDKVYRYGGDEFVIILENITKENVVKVINWIYDDLEKNNLGITFSAGVSFTDESPENYKHIVEIADEKMYQSKKSGKGQIIE